CCTTAGGGTGATGACCTTTCTTGTGATAAAGAGCCACCCGGGGATAACACTCTGGTTTTGTCACCAAACGCTTGGAACCATCCTTTCGAACGACTTCCTCTTGCCGAGAGAGGGACAAGGGATTCAAATGAGAAGGCCTATACTTAGGGAAGCGCTCCCAAGTCCATGCCTGAATGAAGTTGGCAGGAAGGAAAGTTTCAACCGTGTGCGATCCATCCACGCGACGAATATCGCGAACCAACAAGTCTAGATGATGATACAAACCACCCAGAAACATAGGGGCAAGTGGGAAAGGTacaccacgagacatcaataccTCCATAGGGATCAGGTCGTTTTTGATAGTATCCCGGGGACTATACTCAAAGACATCATGACAAAGGCAAAAGAGTAGAAATGCAGCCAATTCGGCCATGTCCGTCTCCCCCTCTCGAGTCTAAATCACACCATCAATTTTTTGCAAGATACATCACACCATCCATTATTTCTATAAAACGTTGTTTCTCTTTGTTGATTTGTTCTTGCACCTGTTTGTCAATGGTTTCATTCTTTTTCAGTCTTAATTCTAGATGAATCCACTTTCTTCATGTTCAGAAGAAGTTTCATGTTTCTTAAGTCTTCCACTAAGATTATTCCAATCATCAAATCCAATGTCAACAAATTTTGTTGAATCATCTCTTTTGAACAACTTGCAGCAGAAGCAAAATACTTTTTTTAAAGAAGTTGAATATACAAGCCATCTCATGTCTTGCCTTTCCCCGTTTGTCATCTTACGGGTATAATGCTTTCTAGAAAAACGTTTACGAAATTTATCATAAGGAAAGACGTAATCTTCAATCCTTCTTGGACCGTTCTCAATTAAGAAATCAATCATTTTTTGATCAATTTTACCCCAATTCTTTGGATCAAAAATATCTTGATTGGGTTCTTCCATGTCATTTACCTCTTCATTAATATTCACATTATTACGATTCTCATTTGCTTCGTGTACATCTCCCCCATCTGCCAGGCCCACGGTATCCACATTTTCGGCAACTGTATGGTTAACATTTTCCACTGTATCTGTAATTGCAACATTCACATTATCTACCACCGCGGCTGCACTTGTTCTAACAACATATTTTTCAAGAGATCCAGCAAGATATTTTTTGAACTCTTCTATCTATTTAGACCTTTTTCTATTTTGACATCCTAATAATTGCTTTCGTTTGAGAGGAGGCATACCTGCAATACACAAGAACCAACAAATTTTCTTATAAATGAAATAATACAACTTAGTTGTTATTTCAATTTGAATACAACTACAGGTGATGGATACTGAATACGGTGCAACAACCATGAGAAAAAATGTAAATTGACAGTAAAAATATTAAATCAATCCTAGAAAACGGGAAATTCTAATTGCTTTAACActttctgaaaatgtaaaaatatcTTCTCACAACTGACAACAACAAACAAAGGCATAGTTTCTTAGCCTAATCCTAATGTTCAGTAAATTGAACACCCCAAAATATGTTAAAATACTTAAAAGAATCTAGCCTAATCATGGTGCAGACTCTAATTCGAACAACCCAAAGTTAATCAATCATCAAATTAATTACAATTATACCAAAAACCCCAAAccttaaaaccctaaattctaataaaaaaaacaaaaaaaaaatcaacgaaTTGAACACACTTAATAGGCTAAGCCCTAAACAATTATTGAGTTAATTACGCGAACATAATTAGATTGATCAAAAAGACCCAGCATCTTCTAACCAAAATATAAACCCCAACTACTAGGTGAAATATTAAGAAGTAGAAAAAGGggaaatgaaatgaaatcataTTATTGAGGTCATTGATTCAATATGAATGATTAAGACTCATATAAAGCAAGGGGACATAGATTCACCTTTCTCCAATCGTTTTACTCGTTTTACTTTTAGGCTtcaaaagaaaagggaaaagggAAAAGTACTCGTCTGTTAAGAACTCCAAAACAATTTGACGAGTTTAAAGTTTAAGCAAGAGTTATGAGTCCCCAAATAATTATGCTAATTTAAACGTCTGCCCCAAAAATTTATATCGTTTCTTCAGTAAGTccctaattattttatttttttatgaataCCCCCCAGTGTCAAACTAGCTATTGCTTCCCTGGGCCTTGCTTCCCTAAACTGGGCCTTTCCCTGATTCCCCTATGGGGTCGGCCCTGCTCATAGAGTAGTTTTGTCTATCTGTCTCAACTTTAATATCATACCTTTTGCTTGATTCTCACTTTGATTCTCTGATTTTCCAACAATCAGTTTTCTGAATCCTTCATTAAATCATTATCTGCATCTCACAGTCTTGGTTTTCTCATTTATTATTTTATCTTCACGCTTGCAACAACCAGACAAAGCCGCCTTTGCTTCCCTCTTTCTCTATCCTATTCAGGTCTTTCAATGGCCAAGTGTACAACATTCACCAGGCGAAACATCGGCAAGTTGATATCTTTCACCACGCTTCTCTTCCTTTATCAATTTCTATTACCAAATTATATTACTCCTATCAATTCTTCTTCCCAGATGGAGCACCAAGTTTTAGAGGTCCAAAAAGTTATGGAAAGAACTTCTTTATCAGAGAGATTACGTGCTCTAAAGCAACCCATCTTAACAACTGAGGATCAGATACAAGGAGCTACTTTATGAATGTACATTTTTTAAGGAAAAGTTTACTCATGCAAGGATTATATTGTTGCTGACCTAGACAAGGAACTTAAGAAAATCTAGGTAAAAAACAAAGATTTTTATATcaaaaaagaagaggaagataacTGTTATATGATTAAATTTTACACGCATGAGGAGTATGATATGGTCTTCAAGCTGAGACCTTGGTTTGTAGAGGGTGATCTACTTGTAATGGAACCATGGAATCCGAATATCCCTAAGCACTCTGTTGATCTAACCAAACAGCTTCTCTGGCTACGACTATACAACATGCAGCCAGAGTTTTCTAATATTCCTATAGTCAAGAAGATTGTTTCAGCTATTGGTGAGGTAAAAGAATTAGATCCTCCTGATTGTATTGTCCCAAAGGAAAATATTCAAAAGGTTAAGGTGCTGATAGATGTTAGAGACCCATTAAGAAGAGGTTTCTGGTTAACTAATACAGTGGGTGAGCAAGTTTGGATTAGATTTTTCTATGAGAAGCAACCTTTTAATATCTGTGGGTACTGCTATACTATTGATCATAAAGAGGAAGAGTGCAGAATAATTGCGGATTTCCTGCTTCAACAACAAAGAGGCTACATTTCTTCAAATTATATTTTGGATCCTCCATCTTGGTCCAACCCGGACAACAGAGGTACAAAGACAGCTGCAAATAAAGCCCCTCAAATCATGATGGACCAAGAAATTGAACATGCAACAGACGTGAATAATGAAGGCATGCAAAGAGTTAATGAAGTTCAACAGCTACTAGCTCAGCAACAAATGCAGGAAAATATTGTTAATGAATGTGGTCCATCACATCTTTCTTCTCAACTGATGAGTTGTGCTGCACAACAAAATCAGTCGCCGAATCACGGAGTCAACTCGCAAAATCACAATGAATCGGAAGTGGAATTAGGTTGTAATGACCAAGGTATGATATAAATTCATTTTAGTCGTGGAAGAGATAAGGATACTTTCATTCATAGAAAAGGAAAGAGAACTAGAATGGAGGAAGGAGGTCCTAGTAACCATCAGGGTACCATTTCCTCACCAGCTCCAGGAATCATCATAGAACCCTCAAATATCTTAAATATATCTCAAATCCTAGATACAACCTAGAGAATATCGAGGGAAGCAACAACATTATTCCAAATGAAAGAGTTGATCCAGCTTTACTCAAGGGTTACCTTGCAATGGGTGAATTTGATGtcacttttgacaattacaatgTTGACACTTTAGATCCATGCAGATCAAAGATCACCTTAAACAACCTTTGCAATGTCTCATTAGAAGCTTTGAGCAATCTACACCATCCATTCATAACTCGATTAGCCAAAATTACCAATCTAATGAAGGTACCCTGAATTTTAGTGAGTCTCAAACTGATTCACCTAATTCCATTCCATCTTATCATCGGATAGTGTCTGAGCAAAACTACTCAAAGGCATTCAAGGGAAACTCCTCAGCTGCAGGCAATCAAGTACTTTCTAATCGAATCTTTTGTTCCTCTTCAAGTAATTTTACACATACTGTCAAAGTTCTTCAATTTCATAATCTTAGTATGAATTTTATTCATCTCATAATAATGAAAATACTTAGTTGGAATGTTCAAGGATTTTCATCCAGAGATACTAGAGATAATTTATCAGATATCATAACCCAGGCATCATTTTCTTAGTTGAAACTAAAATAAATGAGGAAAGAGATAAAGTCCTTAGTAGGGGGCATCATTATCCAAATTCTTTATTTGTGAGTTCACAGGGTCTGTCTGGGGGTAtcatattcttatgaaagaatggTTTTCCATGTGATGTAGTATCATCACAAGATAATATGGTCCTCCTATTAGTGAAATCTAATCCTTCTAAATATGAATGGATCATTTCATGCATTTATGGTTAAACTCACAATGATTTGAAGAAAATCCAATGGAATTTCATCAAAGATTTGAGTCAAAATGTTTAACAGTCATGAGTGGTTTTGAGGGACCTTAATGTTCACATAGACACTAAGGGACAATCCTCAAATACTTCATCTATCAATAATTGGGTTTTCTTCTACTATAAATGTTGCTGGCCTAATAGACTTAGTCTATATTGGTTCCAAATGTACTTGGTCAAATAGAATAAATGAAAAGGGTTATAAAAGATCAAGACTAGATATGGCTCTACACAATTCTTATTGGCAGATTGAGTATCCTGATTCTACTCTGTATCATTTAGCTTTCTTGGGGTCAGACCATTGTCCGATTTTACTAGTTACTGAAGCAGATTGTAGTAAACCAAAAAATTGTTGGAAATTCTACAAATGCTGGCATAGAGACTCTACATGTTCCCAAATAATCACTAACTCTTGGAACTCTCAAGATGGCTTTGATTCTCCTCAAAGTGTTCAGCAAAAACTAGTTAACACTAGAAGAACTTTTTCcaaatggaaaaaataaaaatttggataTATTGAAAATCAGTTGAGGAGATTAAAAAATCAACTTTCTTATCTGTAATCACTGCCATTTGATGATCAAATCAATTGTCATATTGATGATGTCATTAAACAAAtaaaccattggaaaaccatTCATGCAGAGTTCTGGCAGCAGAAATCTTGTGATCGCTGGGTTAGAGAAGCATACAATAATACCTCTTATTTTCATGCTTTTGCTAATAGAAGGAGAGCTAGAAATAAGATTGTTTCTCTAAAAGACTCTCAGGGCAAATGGTATCATACTATAGTAGTGCCTTAGCTGAGCTCCTTATTAGTCACTTTTCTGCAATATCTACCACCACCAATCCATCTCTACCGGATTCAGCCTTTGATCATGTGCACCAGCTTATCACTTCTtcatataatgaatctttgatgATAATCCCCACCAAGGAGGAAATTTATAATGTTGTTAAGACTATGCCCAGTTGGAATTCTCCGGGGCCGGATGGCTTCCCTGCAGGTTTATTTCAAACTCAATGGGACACAGTAGGAGATGACATAACCAATATGGTCCAGCGATTTTTCCAAACTAGGAAAATACCAGATCATATTAACCAAACATCCGTATGTCTCATTCCTAAAACTCAATATCCCTCAACACCAGCTGATTATAGACCAATAAGTCTATGTAACAACTCTTACAAAATTATATCAAAACTCCTAGTCACTAGAATGAAACCTCTTATGGATAAAATAATATCTCCTACGCAGGTTGCTTATGTTCCTAAGAGGTACATTAATGACAACATAATCATTGCACATGAGCTAATCCATACTATGAAGAAGTCTAAATCTATGAAAGGCTAAATTGCTCTTAAATTAGACATGTCGAAAGCATTCGACAGACTAGAGTGGTCTTTTTTGGATCATATTTTCCAATCATTAGGTTTTTGTCAGCAATGGCGGGAGCTGATACAACAATGTATATCAACAATTGAGGTATCTGTTAAGTTAAATGGCAGCTCTTGTGATCAGTATCATCCTTCGTGTGGTCTTCGTCAAGGGGACCCATTGTCCCTTATTTGTTTATCATTGCCATGAAATACTTATCCAAATCGCTTTTTATTAACATCAGAATTCAGTCAGGGGTATGAAAGTGGCGAAATAAGCTACTCCAATTAATCATTTgctatttgcagatgattgtttacTTTTATTTCAAGCTGACGAAAAAAGTATATCTTCTGCTCTTGATATATTGCACAACTTTGGAGCCATATCAGGTCAGATGATAAACTTCTCCAAATCTGCAGATTTTATCACAAGAGATCTTTCacatcaagaaaatggaaatcatTAACAATTTAGGAGTCAAACAATTATGCAAATCTGATAAGTATTTTGGATTACCAATTCTGTTTGGTAAATCTAAAAATACTTATTTTGAGTCAATCAGAGATGCTTTTAATAATCGACTTAGTGGGTGGAACTCGAAATTGCTTAACCAACCATCCAGAACAACCATGGTTAGGTCAGTACTCAACTCAATTCCATCACACTATATGAGTAATTTTAGATTACCCAAACACACTCTGCAGCAACTGGATGCAATCCAACGAAGATTCTGGTGGGGGCATAAAGCTAATAAAGGCATTAATATCATTGCATGGAATTCTTTATGCAATTCGAAACTAGAAGGTGGATTAGGATTTAGAAATTTGGAATATTTTAATTTGGCCTTATTAACTAAGTTAGCTTGGAGATTATGCACAGATTCAGATCAATTATGGGTTAAAATTCTAAAACCCAAATATTTCTCTTACTGTGATTTTCTACATCTCTGAGAAGAGCATCCTAATTCCTCATGGGTTTGGAAGGGGATAGAACATGGGCTTAATATTGTAAGACAACATCATAGATGGGATGTTAGATGTATTACAAAGGCGTTAGTTTGGTATGAAAAATGGATTAAGGGGTTAAAGAAACCTCCTACTCCAAATGGTTCATTCGCAAAGCCAGCTAGAATTTTCTTTGTCTATGACCTAATGCTGCAGAATCCAAGAAGATGGAATGAAAATCTGGTCAAGGCTGTGTTTGATTCAGATACTGCAAATCTTATTCTCAAAATGCATTTATTTCAACATGGGGAAGACACTCTGATTTGGGAACCAGATAAAAGAGGAGTCTTTACTGTCAAATCCACATACAATGCAATAAAACCAGTGAGCAAACAATCTTAGATTGTTCCTAAATCAGTTTGGAAACAACTTTGGAAGGTATACACACCTCACAGGGTAAAAAATTTCATATGGAAATGTCTAATAAATATAGTTCCAACAATGGTGAAGCTTAGCTTCTACAAACAAGATATAAGTACAACTTGTCCTTTGTGCAATAATAAGGCAGAGACACTAGAGCACCTTATTTTATAATGTGACTCCGCCAGAGCAATTTGGATTTCTATGAATTTCAATGTCAGTTTAATACAATCCTCAAACATCACAATCTCAAACTGGATTATTAGCTGGTTCTCTGAGTCAATCAGTATGAATCCTACTGAGTGGAATAACTGGATTATCAGATTAATGATTACAGTTTGGGAGATTTGGAAAACTAGATGTAACAAGGTGTTTCGAAACAAGACTCCAAATATTAGAAGATCTCTGAAAAATATCAACCATctaattgatagacgcatttatgtgtctaatatatctcaattgtatatagtgttagtgctcgattctatacttatttggttattttatttatttgtaggtgtttttagaagaattaggttttgcggcgaaattggctgaaaatgcggcgtttggacctccgttgatagagtaccggaagcacctcagaaatacctcggaggaaccccgaaaaagtgcagaaaatgtcccagaaaactcactatacggaccctcaattttggataaggggtaacctaattactaaggggtgacccatttccaggcagctgctaaagggacaccggagctggatagggggacacccttcttcttcacgtttaaaacataattttggcgggaaattggttttcaactctggcagtttagggttcgaattgttggacgtgttttatggagattcaattgccaaactcgattgggatggactttaGTGGACCAAACAGGGTTTATGTGTGCGTTTGGGCCGAGCATATTGGGCTGAATCGTCGATatcaagcaaaacagaggtgatgttttcacgggtctgctgtggagataattttggagattacgtggaggattagggaagatatcttctcttattcgattcccttatatcttgggaaagttttgtaacaacagaagacgcgtacgagagtttggaaagggtcagcagccgtgtagaaaagaaaaaccgtaacttggcagggaggaaaaaaaagaaaaatatttctcgagatttatggatctgggtagtatataaaggaggatacaagtctcatcaaggagtttggggaagtttagagaccacagagacgcagcagagaggctggaagacgaagaacaggaagctgcaagaaagcttcctgctgctgctcgaggaggaagaagagacgaagaacggaccctccaggaccgtcgttcttcaacagtgctagcagcagcagacttgcgtcgttattcaacagcagaatACCAGCGTCGCTAATCAACAGCAGCGCTGAGGTATCGTTCTTTTGACGCTTAaagtgggtcgtagtttcactgtattatatttttcactcttttaatcatattttgagcatcaagtatgtattttgagaacatgattattatgagtagctaaaccccaatactggggtgatggaggaagctgtttttcagccatgtggttatttaaataattcttaattcactttttgcaccgattttaattgatttatgatttcaattaattacttgtgattttgtttgatgaaacatgcttagtcctagggattcttgatgtgacatgcttatcatatacaagtaatattttatggaatctaatttggcaaagatagagttaatacttgttttattttgagctataatcgcctaggattattttctgagccacttgaatatgaaacacattggaatcctgagtcctggttcctcttgatcttgtgacatattgtgtatatatttttgttttaaaaatcttttcaagtccgagtaacgaactcttatttaccgcaatcgaagtattacaacaaaatggcgccgctgccgaggacttgtatatagatttgtttttaggtttaatttttttatttatttattattatttgttcctttttacgtttctttttgtgtctttgatttacaggttcgaagttgaatactaaggacttgggaacaaaaagcttaaagctaaaagagaagaaaaataaaagacataatttttttaggatttaatttttattactattttttttttgtatatagcttttatttatttattttagaatttgtaaataggctttatttgtcataatttttgtaatttttttggactttttttttatttggactttattctggactttggacattatttttaaaaccctacggaagggttataaattaaaaaaaaattaaatacaaactgtttgcagggaaggacgacgattactatatcgtctcggcccctcgggttcgcacacgtcataggagtcgtggcccgagtcgacgacaacggttcatcgcccgtctgtaagcgagttactatattccttaaggtgattcattgattgaggacgaatttggattgtttttaatttcctagtaaagggcaaggcctggccaaatcaagataaggactcggatttcatcaccgtttccttcttgcccgccttaggaaaacgaaaccaaacgcgaacctaagcctaaaattttgaatagaacgagaccaatagggtaacgagcttaataggaaactcgttcgaaaaatattggttgctctttaagcacatttcaaagttcatgatggtttctgtgagttgaatgcgtgactgcgccgccttgtgatagcggtgaggccttgggtatcaaagctccactgagcttccctcgcctcgattcaacttacattagctcggattgattccagaggggtgttctcaaattgtaacgaattccttttcgaaggaatagaagctggtctagaaaacaatctaagtggagccatcatgctttttgtttgctagattctataggtttgatttggtcgagtcggacttgtttgtgattgcgtagaattcccctgcaattaagaatgtcgaactggtatgatagaagccaatacaatgaatatcgacctgaatttgaatatggacatcatcagtattatgaccatagtgagaatagtggctggggacgccaaccttttcaaggttatggttcataccatggtgagcccaattactatccgcacgtgcatcagtcttacgagcaagaagattatagtactagttcttcgtctctagaggatacaatcaaactattgaaaagtagtcctttttatgatccttctgataattcctctttactagagtcaacacgtaagttagctgagtcgacgcgtaagttagctgatatgaatagtataattatagacgacagaactacaataatgagtgaaccttctttagaagaccacctcaagcggatagctgagacgaacgaaagaattgctcgaaattacttgaattgccaatatagtgtatccaataatacccttgagaatgaagatagttatttacataatcaagataataaggttagaattggtagcactacttgttttgatgaggttcgatctttttcatgttataatgatgattatgataaggatagcattgatgaagaacatgaaatatgtaggaatagtgatcaggaagctagtaatccaattgagctttataatgattatattatttctagttcaaatccaaataattattatgattattcacctattcaaaaggacgaggatttgattagggattccaccgttttagacgatgtagtttcctgtttacgaatccgataaaggtttagaggaaccggtttatcttgagactactgttttcgagtcgaacgatttagaaactgtaatcgatgatggtttcgaggaacggttttaccctgagaatactgtttcagagtcgtacgatttagaaacaatagtcttagatgaactcgtagagattaatgaggatacaccgcaagattacaacttagaagaatcaattgcccattttcaggaatctgatgacctagaaattagggagattgtggctagtctaactagagacactgaaaactctaagtttgggggtgattatcactttcctagtgctttacctttaactctcagaaagtcccctcacataggacttgatatccatgcctcaaccatcttacaagattatcttcatactaggtttcccgaacctaatgatgtcatgaaaaaagttcagtcgttagaaacccatcctctggttgatgtggtttgcccaggctatgatacccagattgactttgttttcccaccaaatagttttcttccaattgtgggaacgtatagatttcaaatgtgtcacttattaagttctgagactaacctaagtactttagaaatagaatcgacacattttctaagaatgaccactactctgactgtggtcaacttgtaagtcatacctaattgacttagaggatcctaaattatttaggttatttgtGATTCTAATTctctacagactctaggacctataATTGATCCTCTATGAGGAAATGCagccgaggaaaatagtctatttagacccttcatagaacctgaacctgaaccgcaattagcgatagttatccaaaactaggtaagggcatgtattcttgtacattttcttggttcactgcagtttccttttgtcagcttttttggttttaaagacccacagttattccggctactgttatacggttcgagttgactaaaccttttctatgtctggctgaagactttaaacttagcacttcttgggaggtaacccaactcATGCaacaggtaatatctttccttaactcttttgcttcgaatggtaatagtttctccttgttcatgtttttaattttatctttagaacattgaggacaatgttagtttaagtttgggggtatgggagaaactttttagttgcaataaataaactccagagcttagaaatttatgcctattgaggattgctaactaatctaagtggatggaagcattttgattgtaggagtttgaggaaccaatctgattagatggaaacatctaaagagtctattcataaaagcacagagctcaggtgttagaaataacatgatagtttcaccatatctcgttgagtccttttcacttctatttttattttattttgtttttaaactatgtttctctaagtgataggtggggcccacgattcaagttgttaccaatgctagggtgaattagagtgattgagataccaaaaaaaaaaaaaaaaaaaaaaaaaaaaaaaaagttgaaaaaaaaagaaaaaaaaattgaaaaaaaaaattgaaaaaaaaagagatgaaaaaaaaatggtagttaccaaaaagaaaaagaaaaaaaaaattgagaccagaccatttgaccaaaaggaataaattcaataaattcgaccactggtacccttgtatatgccagttatgttgacctagagttaggttatcgaccactggtacccttgtatatgccagtgtgttgatattagtcagactggtatctcaatccattaggataggttcattttggcggaggccttcagacagatatgggaaacgccgttcacttagtaaacatcaaaaccatacatgattttctatatccatcttcttgatctatccatgtgattagttttgactccgaatatgatgtccatagtgcaactatctgagtagagctctgtcactttatatgaattttagtatgcttgagtgcaaactcgtatacagcaattggaatttcgcatcagggtacttcttcctgtagtcagtaagtatgccaaccaaggagattctttagtgccttccaaggttctgcgtagatagctaaggtctggattacaggttttgtgggtatatctctggtaagccctcccgagactataactcggccactagggccacctaggggtttaaaggcttattgcata
Above is a genomic segment from Papaver somniferum cultivar HN1 chromosome 10, ASM357369v1, whole genome shotgun sequence containing:
- the LOC113315978 gene encoding zinc finger MYM-type protein 5-like; its protein translation is MYIHKVAPCMPPLKRKQLLGCQNRKRTSAAAVVDNVNVAITDTVENVNHTVAENVDTVGLADGGDVHEANENRNNVNINEEVNDMEEPNQDIFDPKNWGKIDQKMIDFLIENGPRRIEDYVFPYDKFRKRFSRKHYTRKMTNGERQDMRWLVYSTSLKKVFCFCCKLFKRDDSTKFVDIGFDDWNNLSGRLKKHETSSEHEESGFI